Sequence from the Nocardia cyriacigeorgica GUH-2 genome:
AGCGCAAAGCGCCCGGATCCGAATGAATTGTCTGTGTCATAGCTTCCTCCGGAGATGTGGCCCCCCGGCCCACTGATCGCGAAGCCGGGCACCGCCGCCGGCTCCTGCCCACCGAGACGTGGTGGGCTCTGATTCCGCGCATCTGCACGTCGGGATGTGATACGAGGCACAGGCGAGGGCGGTTCATCGCGGACCGCTTCCTCGGCTTCGGTCGAGGCGAACAGGGTGTCCTAGAACCGTGGAACCTGTTGCGATTTCAGGCCCCGGAAATCGCTGAACAGGCTTGACTGACTATGAGAACCTGTTCTAATTTTTGGCATGCGCAGATTTGACGGCCGCCGGGTGGTGGTGACAGGTGCCGGATCGGGTATCGGACAGGGCATCGCATTGCGACTGCTCGATGAGGGGGCCCAGTTGGTGGCCGTCGACATCGACGAGCCGGGCCTGGCCGCCACCGCGGACAAGGCGGGCGACGCCGCCGACCGACTGCGGACGGTGCGGCTGGACATCGCCGATCAGGACTCGGTGCGCACCGGCACCGCGACGGCCCTCGACTTCCTCGGCGGGCTCGATGTGCTCGTGAATTCCGCGGGCATCTTGCGGCCCGCCCGCACCCACGAGATGCCGCTGGACGCCTGGGACACCGTCATCCGGGTCAACCTCACCGGCACCTTCCTGATGACCCAGGCCGCTCTGCCCGCCCTGCTCGAGTCCGGGCGCGGCGTGGTGGTGAATCTCTCCTCTACCGCGGCGTTCCAGGGCTCGCCGTACCTGGCGGCCTACGCGGCGTCCAAGGGCGGCGTCGCCAGCTTCACCCACGCCATCGCGCTGGAGTACGCCAAGCAGGGCCTGCGCGCGGTGAACATCGTGCCGGCCGGCATCACCAGCGGGATCACCACCAAGTCGATCCTGGAACAACCGGAGGGTTTCGATCCCAGCCTGTTCGCCCGGCTGACCGGCTGGCTCAACGGCGGCGCGCTCGGCAGCCCGGAGGATATCGCCGGCGTCGTCGCCATGGTCGCCTCCGACGACGGGCGCTATATGACCGGCACCGAGATCCGGGTCGACGGCGGCGCCCTGATGTGAGCGCCGGTGCGGTCAGGACGCGGCCGGCCGGGCGATGAGCAGATGGAACGGGATCGGCGGGTTGGTGATCCGCCGGTGCTCGACCGCGCAGCCTGCCGCGGTCAGCGTGTCGATCACCTCGGCGACCGGGCGCAGCGTGAAGCCGTAGCCGGTGAACGGCATCTTCTTCATGGCGTCCGGATCGCCGATGCCGACGACCAGTCGTCCGCCGGGCCGCACCACGCGCGCCAGCTCGGCGCAAGCCGCGGGCAGGTCGTCGACGAAATAGACGGTGTTGCAGGTGATCGCGGCATCGAGGCTGTCGGTGTCCAGCGGCAGTGCGGTGAGCGAGCCTTCGGCCAGGCGCAACCGGCCGGCGGCGATATCGGCGGCGAAGCCGGATTCGGCCCGCTCCAGCATGTCGGTGGAGATCTCGATGCCGTGGACGGTGCCGTTCGCACCGGCCCGGTCCAGCAGCATCCGCAGCCCGGTGCCGCCGCCGAAGCCGATATCGGCCACCACCGGCGCGTCGGCAGGAGTTTCGAGGGCGGCGTCGACGGCCGCCCTGATGGCACGGCCGTTGCTGCGGTTCAATACCGGCGCGACGACCTTGCCGAGCAGGCCGTGCGGATTGCCGAGCTGACCGGCGACGGTCGAGAGGATGCGGTCACGGAGCCCACTCATGCGGCCATGGTAGCCACGCTCGGTGGATTCGCCGGTGCGGCAATAGTGTTCCGCCCGGTAGCGCCGCCGCCAGGCGGTTGCGCGACGCATTCACGTCAGCGTCTCCTATGGGACGGAAATCGGAACGAAAGGCGGTCGCGATGCGCGCACCACTGGCCCTGCTCGCCACCTGTGTCCTGATGAGCGCGCCGAGCGCGAGCGCCGCACCGGTCTGGGGGCCGCTGGCGCCGCCGAATCCGCATCTGGGGCCGGTGGGTACCGCGACCATGCACGGTGACGCCGGCTCGTCGGACGCCACCCCACTGGCCGGTCCCGGAACCGGCGCGCATCCGGTGACGATCTATCCGCTGGCCGCCGCCTGCCCGACGCTGTTGCAGGGCAACGACGGTCTTGTGGTCGCGTTGTGCACCGCGATCGCCGGGCGCGAACCCACGGTGTTCCTGATCGACCCGGAATCGCCGGTCGGCCTGCCGCTGGCCTCGCTGACGCTGACCAAGGGCAGTCTGCTCGGCGGCGTCTACGCTTATCTCGACAACGCGGACCGTTTGGTGGTCGTCGACGGCAACCGGGAGCTGTTGCGGATCGCGCACAGGCGCACCGAATCCGGCCGCTGGCAACTCGCGGTCGACTCCTCGGTCTCGCTGGCCGGCTCGATTCCGGTGGGCGACAACGTCACCGGATTGGTGCCGGATTGGTCCGGCAATGTCTGGTTCGCCACCGGCGGCGGAGTGGTCGGGTTCGTCCGGCCCGCCGGCGCCGTGACGACGATCGCGCTGCCGTCCGGTGAGCAGGTCGCCAACAGCATCTCCGCCGCACCGAGCGGGCGCGTCGCGGTGGCCACCACGCATGCGCTCTACGAACTGCGCGCGGGCACGGCGGGCCCGGAAGTGTTGTGGCGCGCGCCCTATGAACGTGGTTCGGCTCGCAAACCGGGACAGCTGAGCTGGGGCACCGGGTCCACGCCCACCTATTTCGGCCCGAGCACCGGCGCCGAATACCTGACCATCGTCGACAATGCCGACGGCCGGGTGCGGCTGCTGGTCTTCCGGTCCGGCAGTGGGCAGCTGGTCTGCACCGAGCCGGTGCTCACCGAAGCCGGTGCGGGCAGCGAGAACTCGCCGATCGGGATCGGCCGCTCGGTGTTCGTGGCGAGCACCTACGGCTATCCCTATCCGACCGTGCCCGAGGGTGCGGGTCCCGCGGTGCCGTCGTCGGCGCCGTTCACCGGCGGGCTCACCCGCGTCGATGTGGCCGACAACGGTTGCCGCACAGTGTGGGACAGCCCGGTGCGCAGCGCCGCGGTCCCGCATCTGTCCATCGCCGACGGCCTGCTCTACACCGTCTCCCGGATCGGGTTGCCGGTGACGACACCGCTGGACGGTTACGCGTTGACGGTGATCGACCCGGAAACCGGTGGCGTACTGGACAACAGTGTGCTGCCGCCGACGATCGTGGGCGATCCGCTGCAGATGTCGGCGTTGATCACCATGGGCGGCAAGCTCTTCCAGGGCACCGTCACCGGGGTCGTCCGGGTGGGCTGAGGGCCGCCGGAACTGTCCGATTCACCCGTTTAAACCTCGAATGAGTCGAAGATCACAGTACTGACTTCGGTAACCCCGATGGTGCTGATCCGGGCCAGCCGGCGGTGCCGCTGACGGCATTGCGGCGACCCGATAACCGGCCGGTTAACTGTGTATTGGTACATGTAGATCGCCTGCCGCATGACGTTGATCGTGTTTGTTCCGTGATAAACAAACCTGCGGTCGCTTTCTCGCCACACTTCGTTCAGCTATCCCCATTTTCCACAGAGAATCCCCAGGTAGCGGGCCATCTTGTGAGTACCGACCGGTAGCGGACAAGCAGGCGTGGCTAATCGCCTGAGGGTGTCCGGTCGAGTCGGGTCCGTGACCTCGAAAAACGAAATGCAATTGCAGATGAAAGGACCAAATCGTGGTTCACATCGGCCGCTGCGAGTTAGCTGGAACCGTGAAAAACGAGGTCTTCACATGGGTTTGCGGGCGGTCTGCTTTATACGCCTGACGGCTGCGTAGAGGGTTGCATGGGCATAACGATTGTGTAGAGTCAACGGCAACGCTGGCCGCAGCTCGAGCACGACTCGCTGCGGCCAGCGGAACTCAAATGGGGGAGTTCTTCACAGGTCCGATTCCCGGTGTAGCCAACAGTTGCCAGAGCCGTGATCGCTCACCGTGTGCTCGGCGATGGCTACCGTGGCCGATCCACTCCAGCAGCTACCGGCTGGTCGGTTTCCGCACGGTCGCGTTCCAGGGCCGCCCGGCGCCCGGCGCCGAACACATAGAGCAGAAACAACGCCTCGGCCGCGAACCCGATCCCGATGCGCACCGGCGCGGGCCGGCCGCTCGGCGTCACGAAACCCTCCAGCAGGCCCGACACCAGCAGCACGCCCACCAGACCGAGCGCGATCGTCGCGGTGGCCCTGCCCTGGCGCGCCACCGCCTCCAGCCGGCTCAGCCGGCCCGGATCCACCAGCGTCCAGCCGAGTTTCAGCCCCGCACCGCCGGCGACGAAGACCGCGGTGAGCTCGAGCGTGCCGTGCGGCAGGATGAAACCGAAGAACGATTCCAGCCGCCCCGCCTCGGCCATCAGCCCGGCCGTGACACCGAGATTGAGCGCGTTCATGAACAGCAGATACAGCGCGGGCAGGATCAGCACCCCGGTGAACAGGGCGATCGCCGACACCCAGGCGTTATTGGTCCACACCTGCGCCGCGAACGCCTCGTTCGGATGCTCGGAGTAATAGGTCTCGAACGCGCCGCCGGGCGCGGTGATCGCGTCGGTGTTCGAGGGGATACCGAGAACCGAACGCGCCGAATCGGACTCGGCCACCCAGCCGGCGATCCCCGCGGTCACCAGCAGGAACACCGCCGCCACCGCCGCCCACCACGGCCACGCGCGATACACCGCGGCCGGGAAGCGGTGGGTGAAGAACCGCCCGATCTCCGACCACGTGTCGGCCCGGGTGCCGAGCACCTTGGCCCGGGCGCGCGCCAGCACCGCGCTCAGCCCCGCGACGAGTTCCGGATCCGGGCTGTGGGTCTGCAACCGGGCCAGCTGCTGGGAGGTGCGCCGATACAGTGCCACCAGCTCGTCGGCCTCGGCGCCGGTGAGGGTGCCCTTGCGGGCCAGGAAGTCCAGCCGGTTCCAGGCCCCGCGATGCGCGTAGCTGTATGCGTCCACGTCCATTCGGTTGCCTCCCACTCCCGCTCTGGGAAGAATGCTAGGCGACATGGCTGAGTTCACCACCGGCGAAGCAGTGGCCCTGGAGCTGCCCATCGCGCGCATCCCCACCCGGGCCGGGGCATTCTTCGTCGACGTGCTCGTCCAGATGTTCATCGGCTGGACGCTGATGTTCGGCATCGTCTCGCTGCTGCTGCCCAGCGGAGCCGACTCCGCCTGGCTCGCGACGGCCGCACTCGTCACCGTGATCGCCACGCTGGTCGGCTACCCGGTGGCCTGCGAAACCCTCAGCCGTGGCCGCACCCTCGGCAAGCTGATCTTCGGGCTGCGGGTCGTGCGCGCCGACGGCGGGCCGATCGACTTCCGGCACGCGCTCACCCGGGGCCTGGCCGGCGCGATCGTCGACTTCTGGATGCTCGGCGCGTTCGGCGCCGTCGCTGTGATCAGCTCGCTCTGCTCGCCGAACGCGCGCCGGGTGGGCGATGTACTGGCGGGCACCGTCGTCGTCTATGGACAGCGGATGCTGCCGATCCCGGCGCTGGCCGTGCCGCCGCCCTGGCTCGCCGACTGGGCGACCCGCCTGGACCCCACCCCGCTGCCCGACGATCTCGCGCTGGCGGTGCGGCAGTATCTGACCCGCCTGCGCACCCTCACTCCGGAGGCGCAGGTCGCCCTCGGCAATGCCCTCACCGACGCCGTCTGCGCCCGCCTCGGCATCACCCGCCCCGGCGACTACCCGCCGCCGCAGATCCTCGGCAGCATCATGGCCGAACGACAGCGCCGCGCCCTGACGACACCGCTCACCGCACCGTCGGCCATCGGATGGGCAGCCAAGCCCGCCATCGCCCGATAGCTGCCGCGACATAAATCCGCGCGAGTGACGCCTGGCGCCGCCACAGCGACGGCCCGAGCGGAGCGTTCCGCCCCACGCCGAGGTGCCGCCTGCTCGTGTGCGGACGCCGGGCGTCGGGCGCTCACGATCGCGGCGAGGTCTACATCCCGGCCGTGTGAGGCCCCCGTTTACATCCCGCCCGACTGCTTGAGTTCCAAATACTCGTCCGCGAGGGCTTCCGGCAAACGCTCCGGTGGGGCAGCGACCACGTCGATGCCGGTGCGTCGCAACGACTCCTGCACCAGCGCGCGCTCGGCCAGCAGTGATTCGGCGGCCGCGGCGCCGTAGAGTTCGCCGGGGCTGTCGCGGCGGGTGGCGGCCGCGGCGACTTCCGGGTCGGTGACCGAGACGATCAGCACCCGATGACGGTGGGCGAGCACCGGAAGCACCGGCATCAGGTTCTCCTGCACCGCGGCGCCGTCGAGGGTGGTGAACCAGACGATGAGGCTGCGGCGGCGGGTGCGGTCGATGGCGGCGCGCACCAGGGCGGCGGTGTCGGTGTCGACGAGCGCGGGCGTCACCCCGGCCAGGGCGTGCATCAGCTTCGATTGCAGCCGCCGGCCGCCGATGCCGCGCACCTCGGCGCGCACCTGACGGTCGAAGGCGAGCAGATCCACCGAATCACCGGCCGCGGCGGCCAGCCCGCCCAGCAGCAGCGCCGCCTCGATGCTCGCGTCCAGCCGGGTGCCGTCGGCGCCGCCGATGCCCACCCGGCCCGCGCTCACCCGTCCGGTGTCGAGCAGCATCAGCATGTGCCGGTTGCGTTCCGGGCGCCAGGTGCGCACCAGGACGTCGGTGGCGCGGGCGGTGGCCCGCCAGTCGATGGTGCGCACGTCGTCACCGGCGACGTATTCGCGGAAGGAATCGAATTCGGTGCCCTGGCCCCGCATGTTCGCCACCGTGCGGCCTTCGAGGTGTTGCAGCCGTTTCACCTTCGAACGCAGCAGTTTCTCACTGCGGAACGGCGGCAGCGCACGCACGCGGGCGGGCACGTCGTGGCGGGTCTGGCGCCCGGCCAGGCCGAGCGGTCCGAGGACGCGCACGGTGATCGGCCCGGCGGCCCGGTCACCGCGATGGGTGGGGGTGAGGGTGGTGCGGTAGCGGGTGCGGGTGCCGGGTTCCAGCGCGAGCCGGTGGCTGCCGCCGGCGGCGCGGGCACTGTCGGGCCAGTCGTCCCACAGCATCCCGCGGACGGTGCGCGGCCCGGTGTTGGTCACCACGAGTTCCACTTCGGTGCTGCGCCCGAGCCGCACGCCCGTCAATGGTTCGCGGGTCAACGTCAGCCAACCGGCGCTGCCCGCGGCGGCGAGGTCGGCGAGCACCGCGACCACCAGCAGCGCGCTCATCACCGCGACGCCCAGCCAGGACGGCAGTACGAAAGTGACCACCAGCGCCCCCACCACGGCGGCGGCGAACAGCCGACCGGTGACGACCACGGCCTACACCGGAACCGGAACCGCGAGCAGCAGCGACCGCAGCACCCCTTCGGCGCTCACCCCGTCCAGTTCGGCCTCCGGGCGCAGCTGCAACCGATGCCGCAACACCGCCACCGCAACGGTTTTCACATCGTCCGGGGTGACGAAGCCGCGCCCGTTCAACCAGGCGAACGCCCGCGCGGCCGCCATCAGCGCGGTGGCGCCACGGGTGGAGGCGCCGTGCTGCACGGCCGGTGCCGCCCGGGTGGCCCGGCAGATATCGACGATGTAGGCCAGCACCTCGGGACTGATGGACACCGTGCCGACCGCGGCCCGCCCGGCGGCGATATGCGCCGGACCCGCCACCGGGCGCAGACCGGCCGCGGCCAGATCACGCGGGTCGAAGCCGCCGGCGTGACGTTGCAGGATGCGGAATTCGTCGTCGCGCTCGGGCAACTGGATATCGACCTTGAACAGGAAGCGGTCCAGCTGCGCCTCGGGCAGCGGGTAGGTGCCCTCCTGCTCGATCGGGTTCTGGGTGGCGACCACCACGAACGGATCCGGCAGCGGGCGCGGGGTGCCGTCGACGGAGACCTGGCGTTCTTCCATCGATTCCAGCAGCGCCGACTGGGTTTTCGGCGGCGTGCGGTTGATCTCGTCGGCGAGCAGCAGGTTGGTGAACACCGGGCCGGAGCGGAAGGTGAATTCGGTGGTGTGCGGGTCGTAGATCTGCGATCCGGTGACGTCACCCGGCATCAGATCCGGGGTGAACTGCACCCGCGAATGCTCGAGATCCAGCGCGGTGGCCAGCGCGCGCACCAGCAGCGTCTTGGCCACGCCGGGAACGCCTTCCAGCAGCACATGCCCACGGCACAGCAGCGCAAGCACCAGGTACATGACGGCGTCGTCGTTGCCGACCACCGCCTTGCCGATCTCGGTGCGCAGCGCCGCGAACGCGGCCGCCGCCTCCGCGGCGCTCGGGGCTTTGCTGGTGTCAATGCTGGTCACGAGACCTCCGCTTCGATCCATTCGAGTTGCGCGGCAACCATTTCCAAGGTGGGTTCATCGGGCACCGGCCCGTACAGCGCGGCGTACACCCAGTTCGCGTCGGCCCCGGTGCGGGCGATCAGCGCGGCGACCACCTGTTCCGGTGCGGTGTCGGCGGTGACGCCGAGCGGTGAGCGCACCCGGCGCAGGGTGGCCGCGCGCAGTTTCGCCGCGACGTATTCGTAGTCCTTCGACCGCCGGTACAGCGCGGCCTGACCGGCGAGCAACTCGTTGGCCGTCACCTCCACCGGGCGCGGTTCACCGACCAGCGCCCCGCGCCGCCGCGCCCGCCACCACACCAGCAGCGCGCCTGCGATCAGGAACTGCAAGCCGCCGAACGCGACCGGCGCGGGCAGGCGTTCGAAGATGGAGTCGGAACCGGAACCGAAGTCGGGATCCTCGGGAAACTCGGGTTCCGGCAGGTCCGGCGGGATGTCCGGTGGTTCGGGGGGTGGGGGAGCGTCGGGCGCGCCGCACGATTGCAGCGCCGCCCACAGCAGCAGGACCAGCGCGGCGACGGCGGCGAGGGTGGCCCAGAACTTGGGATTGCGCAGCAGATCGGACAGCGGCGGCAGGCTCGGCCGGGTGCGCGGTGCGCGTTCGACGGCATCGACCTCGCGGGGTTCGGCCACCGGGGGCGGGGCGGCCGCGGAGAACTGGTCGACGAATTCGAGCCTGCGGTATTCGTCCTCGGTGGCGTGCCTGCCGCCGTAGACGACCTCGTCGAAACTCTGCGCCGCCGGACGGAATTCGTCGGCATGCTGCACCGGATCGGCCGCGGTGGTGACCTCGTACGCGGTTTCGGCCGCGGTGCGGGAGCGGCGGATATCGAGCAGGCCGCGCTGTTCCAGCCCACGCAGGGTGGCGCGGAAGCGTTCGCGCAGCGCGGCGTCGTAATCGCGGCGCTGGAGGGCGGATTCGGCGGCGGCACGATGATCGGCGGCCGAGCCGAGCCGTGGCGGTTGTGGTGTGGGGCCATCGCCGGGGGTGTTCAGTTCAGCCATCGTGCCCCCTCGCCGAGCGGCACCGGGGCCGGGGCGGGCAGCCGGATGTCCATGCCCTCGCGACGGCAGCGGCGGTCCACGTAGACGACCGCCCGGGTGGCGGATTCGACGATCTCGCCGAACACCACCAGCAACAGCACCGCCGCCGTCGCCAGCACGATGACCGCCCAGCGGTGGGTGCCGGAGAAATCGGAGAGGAACCACGGGATGGCGATCAGCGGCAACGCCGTCAGCATCAGCAGCGCGCGGGTGCACAGCCACAGCCAGGCGGTCGGCCACTGTGTGCCGTAGACGAGCAGTTTCGATCGCGCGACGGCCACCCGATGGCTCGCGCCTTCGGCGAAGATCACCGGCACCGCGACGAACCGGTTCGCGCGCAACCAGGCCAGCCACACCAGCGCGAACGGCAACCCGATGATCAAGACGGTGCCGAGCGCCAGGACCGCCAGGCCGACGAGTGTGAACAGCGAGCCGAACAACAACTGCGGACCCAGCCGCGCGCCGAAACGCCGCACCGCGGTCTGCCAGGTAATCGGTGTGCCTGCGATGGCGGCCGTGCCGATGGCGGTGGTGATGCCGCGCATGGTGACCCGGACCAGCCAGAGGCAGACCAGCGTGGTGAGGATGACCGTCCAGGTGACGGCGGCATCGTCGTCATCGGAGAGGCGGATGACCCCGGCCGTCACACCGGCGACGAGGAGTTCGGCGGCGACCAGCAGTGTCGCGCCGACCCCGGCCAGCGGCCGGATGGCCGACTGGATGAGCGCGAACGGCGTATCGAGCAGTTCGCGGAAGGTCATCGGACGGATCGGCACCGTCGCTCCGAGAGACCCCGGCACCGGATCGTTCCCCGCCCCGACGGCACCGGCCGGTTCGGCTGGTGGCACGCGGCCGAGTGTAACCGGTCGGTGTGCACCGGGCCCGGCGATGGCGTCGCGATGCTCCGGCGAGCAGGTATGCGCGAATGGTCCAGCGCGGAAGGCTCCGGTCGAGTGCGGGTGCGCTCTGTCGGCCGGACCGTGTGGCGGGTGATCAGCGCAGCAGGTGCTCCACGACGCGTCGATACCGCTCGGGATCGATCGGCGGCAGGCCCAGCAATGCGCGCAGGTAGATCCCGTCGCCGACCAGCCGCACCAGATCCGCGCGCACCGGATCGTCGATCTCGGCGTCCAGGCCGTCGGACCAGGAGTTCATCATGTCGGCGAGCGCTTGCTGCACGACGTCGGTCTCCGGGCCCGCAGTGGCGTCGACGGTGCGCATGGTGGCCAGCAGCGATCGGTACAGCTCCAGTTCGAGCGCTTCGTCGGTGGATTCGGCGTCCGGAATCTGCAGGTACCACTCGGCCACCGAGCCGCCCGCGGCGACGGAATCGGCGAGCTGGGTGCGGGCCCGCTCGGTGAGCCGGCGGACCAGCCCGGCCAGCAGCGCGTCTTTGCTTTTGAAGTGATAGAGCAGCCCGCCCTTGGATACGCCCGCGGCGGCGGCGACGTTCTCGAGGGTCACCTGGGACATGCCCTTGGTCAGCAGCAGGGTCTCGAGTGCGTCCAGGATGCGGTCGCGGGTGGTCGTTGTCACGGGTTCAACTGTACCGGCCGGACGGTAATGTCTGGTACTGTACCGTCTGGACGGTTTACGACGAGCGACGGAAGTCGAGAAGGATCATGGACATCACCACGGGCGCAGGCCCCGACCTGCGCGCCACCGCGCCCCGCGCCACGACGCGGGACTGGATCGGCCTGGCCGTGCTGGCCCTCGCCCTGCTGCTGCTCGCGGTCGACGCCACCGTGCTCGATATCGCGGTGCCCGCGATCAGCGCCGACCTGGCGCCGAGCACCACTCAGCTGCTGTGGATCATCGACGTCTACTCGTTCGTGCTGGCCGGCCTGCTGGTGGTGATGGGCAACCTCGGCGACCGGATCGGCCGGCGCAAACTGCTGCTGATCGGCGCGGCCGGCTTCGGCCTGGCCTCGCTGCTGGCGGCGTGGGCCGTCAGCCCGGAGATGCTGATCGCCGCGCGCGTGTTGCAGGGTCTCACCGGCGCGACCCTGATGCCGGCCACCCTCGGGCTGATCCGCGCGATGTTCCTGGACCCGCGTCAGCGCACCTTCGCCATCGCGGTCTGGGGTGCGATGGCCGGTGGCGGCGCGGCGGCGGGCCCGCTACTGGGCGGCTGGCTGCTCGAGCACTACTGGTGGGGTTCGGTGTTCCTGGCCAACCTGCCGGTCATGCTGGCGCTGGTCGCGCTGGGGCCGCTGCTGATCCCGGAATCGAAGGACCCGAACCCGGGCCGCTTCGACATCCCGAGCGCGGTGCTGTCGATGCTGGCGCTGGTGCCGTTCGTGTACGCGGTCAAGGAATTCGCGGCGCACGGCGTGAGCGCGGTGCCGATGGTCGCCGGCGTGATCGGTGTGGTGTCGGGCGTGCTGTTCGTGCGCAGGCAGCGCACCCTCGATCAGCCGATGCTCGACCTGCGCCTGTTCGAGCTGCCGAAGTTCCGCACCGCGGTACTGACCAACCTGCTCGCGGTATTCGCGCTGGCCGGTGTGCTGTTCTTCGGTTCGCAGTATCTGCAATTGGTGCTCGGCCGCTCGCCGATGCAGGCCGGACTGCTGTTGCTGCCCGGTCTCGCGGCCAGCGTGGTCGGCTCGCTGCTGGCCGCGGTGCTGGTGCAGCGCTGGCGGCCGACGGCCGTGCTCGGTGGTTCGCTGGCGGTGGCCGCGTTCGGCGCGGCCATGTTCTGCTGGCTGACCGCCGATGCGGCGACAGGCACTCTGCCGTTCGTGCTCGGCTTCGGGCTGATCGGCGCCGGCGTCGGCATCGCGCTGACGGTGTCGTCGGACCTGGTGGTCAGCTCGGCTCCGGTCGAGCGGGCCGGTGCGGCGGCGGCCATCTCGGAGACGGCCTATGAGACGGGCATCGCGCTCGGTGTTGCGCTGCTCGGCAGCCTCGTGATGGCGGTGTTCCGCAACGGCCTCGACCTGTCCGAGCTGCCGTCCGGCGCGGCCGCCGAATCACTGGGCGGCGTGGCGGATCTGGCGCGGCAGCTACCGGAGGCGGCGGGTACCTCGCTGCTGACGTCGGCGCACGAATCGTTCGTCACCGGCATCCATCTGGCCTCGGTCGGTATCGCGGGCGTGCTGCTGGTGGCGGCGGTGCTGGCGTTCCGATCGCGCGCTGCGCGGAGCTGACACGGTCGAGTGGCGCTCGGTCGTCTGGGCGGTGCGCCTGGACGGCTGAGCGCCGGTCGCCATGAGAGACGCACGACCGAGTGGCACGTCCGGTGGAGCGTGCAGTCGGCTCTCGGCGCGCTCACTTCACCCGCGGCCGGGCGAGTTCCGTGCGCTGGGTCCGCCCGCGCAGGGTCACCTGCTCGCCCAGCTTCCACTGCGCCGCTTCCTCGGCGTCGGCGGCGGCGACGGTGCTCGCGGAACTCAGCAGCAGGCCCGCATCCTGTTTGGCGAGTTCACACAGCCGGGCGGCCTCGTTAACCGCATCACCGATGACGGTGAACTCGTAACGCTGATGCGCGCCCACATTGCCGGCCACCACCCGTCCGGCGGCCACGCCGATGGCGGCGGAGAAATCGGAGGTGCGCGCGTCGAGGCGGGCCCGGATGGCGCGGGCACAGGCCAGCGCCGCGCCCGCCGCATCGGGCAGCGGGGCGGGCGCACCGAAAATGGCCAGCGCCGCATCGCCTTCGAACTTGTTGACCAGCCCGCCCTGGCGCTCCACCTCGTCGACCACGATGGCGAAGAACTCGTTGAGGATGGCGACGATCTCGGTGGCGGGGCGGGTCGCGGTGAGCGTGGTGGAGCCGATGATGTCGATGAACAGCGCCGCCGCCTCGCATTCCTGCCCGCCCAGTTGCGGGTTGCTGCCGATCGCGGCGACCGCCACCTCGCGGCCGACGTGCCTGCCGAACAGGTCGC
This genomic interval carries:
- a CDS encoding MFS transporter, with amino-acid sequence MDITTGAGPDLRATAPRATTRDWIGLAVLALALLLLAVDATVLDIAVPAISADLAPSTTQLLWIIDVYSFVLAGLLVVMGNLGDRIGRRKLLLIGAAGFGLASLLAAWAVSPEMLIAARVLQGLTGATLMPATLGLIRAMFLDPRQRTFAIAVWGAMAGGGAAAGPLLGGWLLEHYWWGSVFLANLPVMLALVALGPLLIPESKDPNPGRFDIPSAVLSMLALVPFVYAVKEFAAHGVSAVPMVAGVIGVVSGVLFVRRQRTLDQPMLDLRLFELPKFRTAVLTNLLAVFALAGVLFFGSQYLQLVLGRSPMQAGLLLLPGLAASVVGSLLAAVLVQRWRPTAVLGGSLAVAAFGAAMFCWLTADAATGTLPFVLGFGLIGAGVGIALTVSSDLVVSSAPVERAGAAAAISETAYETGIALGVALLGSLVMAVFRNGLDLSELPSGAAAESLGGVADLARQLPEAAGTSLLTSAHESFVTGIHLASVGIAGVLLVAAVLAFRSRAARS